Proteins found in one Streptomyces sp. NBC_00190 genomic segment:
- a CDS encoding MDR family MFS transporter, whose translation MSAPTAQASGGLHPSGTKVTPVMVACMLSAFVAILDMQIVATALPRIAGDLGGIDLFAWVTTAYVIASSVTTPIYGKLGDLFGRKVVYLSAMALFLLGSALSGLAGSMELLIVFRIVQGLGAGGLFVSVLAIIGELFTPREGAKYYGMFGMVFAGASLAGPAVGGLLTDALSWHWVFLVNLPVGAVIVALLAKYLHLPRKVRESKLDYAGIVTLSGAIVAVTLLTSWGGVEYSWTSPQIIGLGLATLLLLGLFVKAESAAAEPIVPLRLFKDSTFTISLLGTMICGIVFVGTVNFLALYVQVATGASPTTSGFVLLPMMLGLVLTSVVSSKIIGKTGKYKIFPILSMALGIVGAVLLSTMDADTPRALAIAYMLVFGLASGLSAQVFTQAAQNTAPPQDMGAVSGTVTFGRSFGTSIGISLFAAIFYGRLTDEIADRVPAGALNGVDHNSLSSDTVLNSLDATVRTAIEQAYAAALTPVFIAAVPVLVVGLVLTLLMKNSTLRSRHHGGGGDGAPADSAAKETAPVTADSSPETA comes from the coding sequence TTGTCCGCTCCCACCGCTCAGGCATCCGGCGGGCTGCACCCCTCCGGGACCAAAGTCACCCCGGTCATGGTCGCCTGCATGCTCTCCGCGTTCGTGGCCATCCTCGACATGCAGATCGTCGCCACCGCCCTTCCCCGCATCGCGGGCGACCTCGGCGGCATCGACCTCTTCGCGTGGGTGACCACCGCGTACGTCATCGCCAGCAGCGTGACCACGCCCATCTACGGCAAGCTCGGAGACCTCTTCGGCCGCAAGGTCGTCTACCTCTCCGCGATGGCCCTGTTCCTCCTCGGCTCCGCCCTGTCCGGCCTGGCCGGCTCGATGGAGCTGCTCATCGTCTTCCGCATCGTGCAGGGACTGGGCGCCGGAGGCCTCTTCGTCTCCGTCCTCGCCATCATCGGCGAGCTGTTCACCCCGCGCGAAGGCGCCAAGTACTACGGCATGTTCGGCATGGTCTTCGCCGGTGCCTCCCTCGCCGGCCCCGCCGTCGGCGGCCTGCTCACCGACGCCCTCAGCTGGCACTGGGTCTTCCTGGTCAACCTGCCCGTCGGCGCCGTGATCGTCGCCCTGCTCGCCAAGTACCTGCACCTGCCGCGCAAGGTCCGCGAGTCCAAGCTCGACTACGCCGGCATCGTCACCCTCTCCGGCGCCATCGTCGCCGTGACGCTCCTGACCTCGTGGGGCGGCGTCGAGTACTCCTGGACCTCCCCGCAGATCATCGGCCTCGGCCTCGCCACGCTGCTGCTCCTCGGCCTGTTCGTGAAGGCCGAGTCCGCCGCCGCCGAGCCGATCGTCCCGCTGCGGCTGTTCAAGGACTCCACCTTCACCATCTCGCTGCTCGGCACCATGATCTGCGGCATCGTCTTCGTCGGCACGGTCAACTTCCTCGCCCTGTACGTCCAGGTCGCCACCGGTGCCAGCCCCACCACCTCCGGCTTCGTCCTGCTGCCGATGATGCTGGGCCTCGTGCTCACCTCCGTGGTCTCCAGCAAGATCATCGGCAAGACCGGCAAGTACAAGATCTTCCCGATCCTGAGCATGGCGCTCGGCATCGTCGGCGCCGTCCTGCTGTCCACCATGGACGCCGACACCCCGCGCGCCCTGGCCATCGCCTACATGCTGGTCTTCGGCCTCGCCTCGGGCCTCTCCGCCCAGGTCTTCACGCAGGCCGCCCAGAACACCGCGCCTCCGCAGGACATGGGCGCCGTCTCCGGCACCGTGACCTTCGGACGCTCCTTCGGCACCTCGATCGGCATCTCGCTCTTCGCCGCGATCTTCTACGGCCGCCTCACCGACGAGATCGCCGACCGCGTCCCGGCCGGCGCCCTGAACGGCGTCGACCACAACTCGCTCTCCTCGGACACGGTCCTGAACTCGCTCGACGCCACGGTGCGCACCGCCATCGAGCAGGCCTACGCCGCCGCCCTCACCCCGGTGTTCATCGCCGCGGTGCCGGTCCTGGTGGTCGGCCTCGTCCTCACCCTGCTGATGAAGAACAGCACGCTCCGCTCCCGCCACCACGGTGGCGGCGGCGACGGAGCGCCCGCCGACTCCGCCGCCAAGGAGACTGCCCCGGTCACGGCCGACAGCTCCCCCGAAACGGCCTGA
- a CDS encoding quinone oxidoreductase family protein yields MRIIRHYEHGAPSVLRLEEVEKPQPGPGQVLIRAEAIGVTFAEVQRRQGIPIGGHAGLPGAPGGDVAGTIEAVGEGVTDLAVGDRVVGDIDHSAYAEYVVADTGWLIKIPQDLDAAAATLLPSPAQTAYHAIKEAGRLQPGQTIVIDAASGGVGHLAVQIAKAMGAGKVIATASTQAKCDFARELGADVTVNYSDEDWVDQVLAATDGRGADVVLETVGGDVLLKSLGITAQFGTLVFYGSASGDIPDLPTLALSRMKNVAGFSLYAMLYNKPEAIAEGQRHLFELISSGQVKPVVHERLPLDEAAKAHELMEARAQLGKVVLVP; encoded by the coding sequence ATGCGAATCATCCGCCACTACGAGCACGGCGCTCCGTCTGTCCTGCGCCTCGAAGAGGTGGAGAAGCCGCAGCCCGGTCCGGGTCAGGTTCTGATCCGCGCCGAGGCCATCGGCGTCACCTTCGCCGAGGTCCAGCGCCGCCAGGGCATCCCGATCGGCGGCCACGCCGGTCTGCCCGGCGCCCCCGGCGGCGACGTCGCCGGCACGATCGAGGCCGTCGGCGAAGGCGTTACCGACCTCGCCGTCGGCGACCGCGTCGTCGGCGACATCGACCACAGCGCCTACGCGGAGTACGTCGTCGCGGACACCGGCTGGCTCATCAAGATCCCGCAGGACCTCGACGCCGCCGCCGCGACCCTCCTGCCGAGCCCGGCCCAGACCGCGTACCACGCGATCAAGGAGGCCGGCCGCCTCCAGCCCGGCCAGACCATCGTGATCGACGCGGCCTCCGGCGGCGTCGGCCACCTCGCCGTGCAGATCGCCAAGGCGATGGGCGCCGGCAAGGTCATCGCGACCGCCAGCACCCAGGCCAAGTGCGACTTCGCCCGCGAGCTCGGTGCCGACGTCACCGTCAACTACAGCGACGAGGACTGGGTCGACCAGGTCCTCGCCGCCACCGACGGCCGCGGCGCCGACGTGGTCCTGGAAACCGTCGGCGGCGACGTCCTGCTGAAGTCCCTGGGCATCACCGCCCAGTTCGGCACCCTCGTCTTCTACGGCTCGGCCTCCGGCGACATCCCGGACCTGCCCACCCTGGCCCTGTCCCGCATGAAGAACGTCGCGGGCTTCAGCCTCTACGCGATGCTCTACAACAAGCCCGAGGCGATCGCCGAAGGCCAGCGCCACCTCTTCGAGCTCATCAGCTCCGGCCAGGTCAAGCCGGTCGTCCACGAGCGCCTGCCGCTCGACGAGGCCGCCAAGGCCCACGAGCTCATGGAAGCCCGTGCCCAGCTCGGCAAGGTCGTCCTCGTTCCCTGA
- a CDS encoding FAD-dependent monooxygenase, whose translation MPDTKDFDFDVLIVGGGPVGMLLASELRIARAKPVVLERLTERTPHSKAFGLHARSLESLDRRGLADRFRDGAHSWSNGHFAGLDVWVDFSLLDSAHNYALLSEQTRTERLLEERAEEFGVEIRRGHEVTAVRQDEDGAEVDVTGPEGSYTLRGRYVVGTDGGRSLVRKSAGIGFPGTGGRVTARLADVVLADREKAPMGMERTERGLLFCVPLDDTYHRVATFDFKTTKEAGSELTLEEFTASLREIWGDDLGASEPRWLSWFTDSACQAETYRSGRVLLAGDAAHTHFPVGGQGVNLGLQDALNLGWKLAATINGWGSEGLLDTYDKERQEPARAVLANTRAQIALMNPDPYVTQLRELFQTLMTKDQVNRHIAEMLSGVRVRYDIEGPEHRLLGDFARDLTLKTEEGTRTLPKYLRRGNFALLDLAGRPEISEVYNEWAAPLKWAGRVGHIVAECAEEPELAGVLVRPDGYVAWAADKSASAEEVAEGLRTALETWAGVTDPTRAVFK comes from the coding sequence ATGCCGGACACCAAGGACTTCGACTTCGACGTCCTCATCGTCGGCGGAGGTCCGGTGGGCATGCTGCTCGCCTCCGAACTCCGCATCGCCCGCGCCAAGCCCGTCGTGCTGGAGCGCCTCACCGAGCGGACCCCCCACTCCAAGGCCTTCGGACTGCACGCCCGCTCGCTGGAGTCGCTCGACCGCCGCGGCCTCGCCGACCGCTTCCGCGACGGCGCCCACTCGTGGAGCAACGGCCACTTCGCTGGCCTCGACGTCTGGGTCGACTTCTCCCTGCTCGACAGCGCCCACAACTACGCGCTGCTCTCCGAGCAGACCCGCACCGAGCGGCTGCTGGAGGAGCGCGCCGAGGAGTTCGGCGTCGAGATCCGCCGCGGCCACGAGGTGACCGCCGTCCGTCAGGACGAGGACGGCGCCGAGGTCGACGTCACCGGCCCCGAAGGCTCGTACACCCTGCGCGGCCGCTACGTCGTCGGCACCGACGGCGGCCGCAGCCTGGTCCGCAAGTCCGCGGGCATCGGCTTCCCCGGCACCGGCGGCCGCGTCACCGCGCGCCTGGCCGACGTCGTCCTCGCCGACCGCGAGAAGGCGCCGATGGGCATGGAGCGCACCGAGCGCGGCCTGCTCTTCTGCGTCCCGCTCGACGACACCTACCACCGCGTCGCCACCTTCGACTTCAAGACGACGAAGGAAGCGGGCTCCGAGCTGACGCTGGAGGAGTTCACCGCCAGCCTGCGCGAGATCTGGGGCGACGACCTCGGCGCGAGCGAGCCGCGCTGGCTGTCCTGGTTCACCGACTCCGCCTGCCAGGCCGAGACCTACCGCTCCGGTCGCGTCCTGCTCGCCGGCGACGCCGCGCACACCCACTTCCCCGTCGGCGGCCAGGGCGTCAACCTCGGCCTGCAGGACGCCCTCAACCTCGGCTGGAAGCTCGCCGCCACCATCAACGGCTGGGGCTCCGAGGGTCTGCTCGACACGTACGACAAGGAGCGCCAGGAGCCGGCCCGCGCCGTACTGGCCAACACCCGCGCCCAGATCGCGCTGATGAACCCCGACCCGTACGTCACCCAGCTGCGCGAGCTCTTCCAGACCCTGATGACCAAGGACCAGGTCAACCGCCACATCGCCGAGATGCTCAGCGGTGTCCGGGTCCGCTACGACATCGAGGGCCCCGAGCACCGGCTGCTCGGCGACTTCGCCCGCGACCTGACGCTGAAGACCGAGGAGGGCACCCGGACCCTTCCGAAGTACCTGCGCCGGGGCAATTTCGCGCTGCTCGACCTCGCCGGCCGCCCGGAGATCTCCGAGGTCTACAACGAGTGGGCCGCGCCGCTGAAGTGGGCCGGCCGCGTCGGCCACATCGTCGCCGAGTGCGCCGAAGAGCCGGAGCTCGCCGGTGTGCTGGTCCGTCCCGACGGATACGTCGCCTGGGCCGCGGACAAGAGCGCTTCGGCCGAGGAGGTCGCCGAGGGCCTGCGTACGGCCCTGGAGACCTGGGCCGGGGTCACCGACCCCACCCGCGCCGTCTTTAAGTAA
- a CDS encoding MarR family winged helix-turn-helix transcriptional regulator codes for METSTTRQKTAQLPSAHGALATADPLDAVGPAFSRLRRASALNVENPVSRKDMTRTLVLNIVEEGPEHDGQEITVGVVAERLAVDPSVASRMVTDCISAGYLIRAASQQDGRRTILQMSDEGLAMLAAFRRHQRAAFEFITREWPDDERLQFARLLIKYVDSVAEMRGAQADG; via the coding sequence ATGGAGACTTCGACCACCAGGCAGAAGACCGCGCAGCTCCCCTCCGCGCACGGCGCGCTGGCCACCGCCGACCCGCTGGACGCGGTCGGCCCGGCCTTTTCTCGGCTGCGCCGCGCATCGGCGCTGAACGTGGAAAACCCGGTGTCCCGCAAGGACATGACCCGGACGCTGGTGCTCAACATCGTGGAAGAGGGGCCCGAGCACGACGGCCAGGAGATCACCGTCGGAGTCGTGGCCGAGCGCCTCGCGGTGGACCCCTCCGTGGCCAGCCGCATGGTCACCGACTGCATCTCCGCCGGCTACCTGATCCGCGCCGCGTCCCAGCAGGACGGGCGCCGGACGATCCTGCAGATGTCGGACGAGGGACTGGCGATGCTGGCGGCGTTCCGCCGCCACCAGCGGGCCGCTTTCGAGTTCATCACCCGGGAGTGGCCCGACGACGAGCGCCTGCAGTTCGCCCGCCTGCTGATCAAGTACGTCGACTCGGTCGCCGAGATGCGCGGCGCCCAGGCCGACGGATAA
- a CDS encoding FAD-dependent oxidoreductase, whose product MSKSGTHVLIVGGSLVGLSTAVFLAHHNVPCTLVERHPSTSIHPRAVGYYPRTAEILGTVGVEAAAKAAASGFEKHKTRAGVVSLAGEVLFSKEELEGGDELADLTPSKLLLLPQDRLEPILRARAEKLGADLRFSTELVSFTQDGSGVTAVVKDAEGTETTLTADYLVAADGPRSTVRESLGLVREGRGVLSRHVSIAFGADFGAVLGDRRYSVVHVKNDTVMGILVHDDTLTEGTLIVGYDPEKGEGLDDFTDARCAELVSAAIGSDEVEVTVRSRFPWDMAELVTGNFVQGRVLIAGDAAHQIPPTGGYGANTGIADAFNLAWKLALVTKGAAGTGLLDTYQEERHPVGSYTARQGSLQLALRSGTATEEEKAATDDAMTVTMGQAYPSGAFITEAGVERPPLTSDPRTLQGEPGTRAPYVVLERDGAPLSTLELFGTGFVLLAGADGGSWAEAAGSAATALGVDLAFHRIAPAADGGALADPEGRWATAYGVAAAGAVLVRPDGIVAWRTPAAVPAGEQGAALTAALRRILAR is encoded by the coding sequence GTGAGTAAGAGCGGCACGCATGTACTGATCGTCGGTGGCAGCCTCGTCGGCCTCTCCACCGCGGTGTTCCTCGCCCATCACAACGTGCCCTGCACCCTGGTCGAGCGGCACCCCAGCACCTCCATCCACCCGCGCGCGGTCGGCTACTACCCGCGTACGGCCGAGATCCTTGGCACGGTGGGCGTCGAGGCGGCCGCCAAGGCCGCCGCGTCCGGCTTCGAGAAGCACAAGACCCGCGCGGGCGTGGTCTCCCTGGCCGGCGAGGTCCTCTTCAGCAAGGAGGAGCTGGAGGGCGGCGACGAGCTCGCGGACCTGACCCCCTCCAAGCTGCTGCTGCTGCCCCAGGACCGGCTGGAGCCGATCCTGCGCGCCCGGGCCGAGAAGCTCGGCGCCGACCTGCGGTTCAGCACGGAACTGGTCTCCTTCACGCAGGACGGGAGCGGCGTCACCGCCGTCGTCAAGGACGCCGAGGGCACCGAGACCACCCTGACCGCCGACTACCTGGTGGCCGCCGACGGGCCGCGCAGCACCGTACGGGAGTCGCTGGGCCTAGTGCGCGAAGGGCGCGGCGTGCTCTCCCGGCACGTGAGCATCGCGTTCGGCGCCGACTTCGGCGCGGTCCTCGGGGACCGCCGCTACAGCGTCGTCCACGTCAAGAACGACACGGTCATGGGCATCCTGGTGCACGACGACACCCTCACCGAGGGCACCCTGATCGTGGGCTACGACCCCGAGAAGGGCGAGGGCCTCGACGACTTCACCGACGCCCGCTGCGCCGAGCTGGTCTCCGCCGCGATCGGTTCGGACGAGGTCGAGGTCACGGTCCGCTCCCGCTTCCCGTGGGACATGGCCGAACTCGTCACCGGGAACTTCGTCCAGGGCCGGGTCCTGATCGCGGGCGACGCCGCCCACCAGATCCCGCCCACCGGCGGCTACGGGGCCAACACCGGCATCGCCGACGCCTTCAACCTGGCCTGGAAGCTGGCCCTGGTGACCAAGGGCGCCGCGGGCACCGGCCTGCTCGACACCTACCAGGAGGAGCGCCACCCGGTCGGCTCCTACACCGCGCGCCAGGGCTCGCTCCAGCTCGCCCTGCGCTCGGGCACCGCGACCGAGGAGGAGAAGGCAGCCACCGACGACGCGATGACCGTCACGATGGGCCAGGCCTACCCCTCCGGCGCGTTCATCACCGAGGCGGGCGTGGAGCGGCCGCCGCTGACCTCCGACCCGCGCACCCTGCAGGGCGAGCCCGGCACCCGCGCTCCGTACGTGGTGCTGGAGCGCGACGGCGCCCCGCTGTCCACGCTGGAGCTGTTCGGCACCGGCTTCGTCCTGCTGGCCGGGGCGGACGGCGGCTCGTGGGCCGAGGCGGCAGGTAGCGCCGCCACGGCGCTCGGCGTCGACCTGGCCTTCCACCGCATCGCGCCGGCCGCCGACGGCGGGGCGCTCGCGGACCCGGAGGGCCGGTGGGCCACCGCCTACGGCGTGGCCGCCGCGGGCGCCGTCCTGGTGCGACCGGACGGAATCGTCGCGTGGCGCACCCCGGCCGCCGTCCCCGCCGGTGAGCAGGGCGCGGCGCTGACGGCGGCGCTGCGCCGGATCCTGGCGCGCTGA